From one Culex quinquefasciatus strain JHB chromosome 3, VPISU_Cqui_1.0_pri_paternal, whole genome shotgun sequence genomic stretch:
- the LOC119769967 gene encoding uncharacterized protein LOC119769967 isoform X2, translating to MNPQESQKLEMYILLCQCSHALITSLMNASKRCSPYVQVAIRQRMFQLAESLRLFLSGTPDRSLRAGGGHGSRLDRSLDVSRGSERGAASRHDVMQDDLNASVRPHSSTLNESSHLERTQNLDTSTRAHTSRFPVLQQFLAALSEIHDENLTNLSGGGGPLPVVDDPRYSSQLMQEIDRVIGLTSGNVAGWGEATLEDRLGKLEISVGVMVDHFRRLEQRQTGAKEQGVEKVTERVEETKVEEVKKPSKESLQSADGKGSKTSKIEDLNE from the exons ATGAATCCCCAAGAGAGCCAAAAGCTCGAGATGTACATCCTGCTGTGCCAGTGTTCCCACGCCCTCATAACGTCCCTGATGAACGCCTCGAAGCGGTGCAGTCCGTACGTGCAGGTTGCCATCCGGCAGCGGATGTTCCAGCTGGCGGAGTCGCTGCGGCTATTTTTGAGCGGGACGCCCGATCGGAGCTTGAGAGCGGGTGGTGGGCACGGTTCCCGGCTGGACCGATCGCTGGACGTGTCGAGGGGGAGTGAGCGAGGGGCGGCCAGCAGGCATGACGTCATGCAAGATGATTTGAATGCGTCGGTG CGCCCGCACTCTTCCACCCTCAACGAATCCTCCCACCTGGAACGAACCCAAAATCTGGACACATCAACCCGCGCCCACACCAGCCGCTTCCCCGTGCTGCAGCAGTTTCTGGCCGCCCTGTCGGAAATTCACGACGAAAACCTGACGAATCTGTCCGGCGGAGGCGGCCCCCTCCCGGTCGTGGACGATCCCCGCTACAGCTCCCAGTTGATGCAGGAAATTGACCGCGTCATTGGGCTCACATCGGGCAACGTGGCCGGCTGGGGCGAAGCGACGCTCGAGGATCGCCTCGGCAAGCTGGAGATTAGCGTGGGCGTCATGGTGGACCACTTCCGGCGGCTCGAGCAGCGCCAGACGGGTGCGAAGGAGCAAGGCGTGGAAAAGGTCACGGAAAGGGTTGAGGAAACGAAAGTGGAGGAGGTGAAGAAGCCCAGCAAGGAAAGTCTCCAATCCGCCGACGGTAAAGGTAGCAAAACGAGcaaaattgaagatttgaacGAATAA
- the LOC119769967 gene encoding uncharacterized protein LOC119769967 isoform X1 codes for MNPQESQKLEMYILLCQCSHALITSLMNASKRCSPYVQVAIRQRMFQLAESLRLFLSGTPDRSLRAGGGHGSRLDRSLDVSRGSERGAASRHDVMQDDLNASVATNPEAALTQPGRFPMLQSLLKSLASSADDSVLTVAVHPYAHVPNFATRVLQEMEDLNQVFQSDQTPQEMEAVVSERLARMEDSINHILLHLDRLEELQK; via the exons ATGAATCCCCAAGAGAGCCAAAAGCTCGAGATGTACATCCTGCTGTGCCAGTGTTCCCACGCCCTCATAACGTCCCTGATGAACGCCTCGAAGCGGTGCAGTCCGTACGTGCAGGTTGCCATCCGGCAGCGGATGTTCCAGCTGGCGGAGTCGCTGCGGCTATTTTTGAGCGGGACGCCCGATCGGAGCTTGAGAGCGGGTGGTGGGCACGGTTCCCGGCTGGACCGATCGCTGGACGTGTCGAGGGGGAGTGAGCGAGGGGCGGCCAGCAGGCATGACGTCATGCAAGATGATTTGAATGCGTCGGTG GCCACCAACCCGGAAGCCGCCCTAACCCAACCTGGCCGTTTCCCGATGCTCCAATCCCTTCTTAAATCGCTGGCCAGCTCGGCGGACGATTCCGTCCTAACGGTGGCCGTTCATCCGTACGCGCACGTTCCAAACTTTGCCACCCGGGTGCTGCAGGAAATGGAAGATCTGAACCAGGTTTTCCAATCGGACCAAACCCCGCAAGAGATGGAAGCGGTCGTGTCGGAACGGTTGGCCCGGATGGAGGACAGTATCAATCACATTTTGTTGCACTTGGATCGGTTGGAGGAGCTGCAAAAATAA